Proteins co-encoded in one Brassica oleracea var. oleracea cultivar TO1000 chromosome C4, BOL, whole genome shotgun sequence genomic window:
- the LOC106339249 gene encoding uncharacterized protein LOC106339249: MWVLSDYPSIPGYFPSTFKARNDKLFNGREVSPIDTLQLASVEAECWKKVNLPEDEEEEEARSAPSVTLTSVTLTLPMFPQCPTCQIDASWIDNGTVSGLGWFYKDPMGIERFGLQGCRKSLSALHAEMEGLIWAMSCLRELHCTAVQMETDRSDLVDMIANPTD; the protein is encoded by the exons ATGTGGGTTTTATCGGACTATCCGTCCATTCCGGGTTACTTCCCGAGTACATTT AAGGCACGTAACGATAAATTGTTCAATGGAAGAGAGGTATCACCCATTGACACCCTTCAGCTAGCTTCCGTCGAAGCCGAGTGCTGGAAGAAAGTGAACTTACCCGAGGACGAAGAGGAAGAGGAGGCACGATCTGCTCCTTCAGTTACCTTGACTTCAGTTACCTTGACTCTCCCTATGTTCCCCCAATGCCCGACCTGTCAAATCGATGCGTCATGGATCGATAATGGCACGGTTAGTGGACTAGGGTGGTTCTACAAGGACCCAATGGGAATCGAAAGATTTGGATTACAAGGATGCCGGAAAAGCCTATCAGCCCTTCATGCAGAAATGGAAGGACTCATATGGGCGATGTCTTGTTTACGCGAGTTACATTGCACCGCGGTTCAAATGGAGACGGATCGCTCCGACCTGGTGGACATGATTGCAAACCCTACCGACTAG